A genomic stretch from Solenopsis invicta isolate M01_SB chromosome 15, UNIL_Sinv_3.0, whole genome shotgun sequence includes:
- the LOC105207643 gene encoding uncharacterized protein LOC105207643 isoform X4, translating into MADNYSRMEWVEIIEPRTKEHMYANLTTGECVWDPPPGVPVKKTDNNQWWELFDQNTSRFYYYNATSQKTVWHRPTDCDIIPLAKLQTLKQNTEPASSSTSETQKVTEPRKKESVSTQTQTPSVSRSTRFNHQENTNLTPTLQALSLSSANKTRTSAVGVDLQTSPPSPSPSARRHHHHHHHHNNRHHRHHDVPATRTRQHNHSQDSGRSSDSSVSHSRTSLESTSYRLLDSPHRHHHRSAAQTPVNTAQSSPRQHSSGTLETRCHKSGTLESVKNQKSVSLVGEPPPLGLSLSTSTPLFKKKTFTDPQREGRESSRGSYGPEPSTSPYRDSLMESRVFRQEMPPYRPPEVQLSHSYKSQGEKYGSLMESGNRYHRDREREMQQQQQQQQQHHRERVNSLDKTNPPAFYPSSMHSRNVNKQPQDGTGSIGRRHHGCSASLSEANVRDVYGAMLSERNDPAKSLGRSAGGNSSKQRGGLEAVERERERERDREKEYRRNTACNNSLDCVPQPLGRSYSFVQQQKQQQKLQQQLQQQQQQARRRERDDDAMHERYLMISQTHEQSRQRLSSNTSSSNSSNSSSNSAAGEEIEGHAEGDDSKKKRSNGNPSPPPSPFYGNLLADADHLLPLQHYILQQAKLSGCYKFGDPLLVEEGEDSLDEEGGRGEGIGGRADDDSDDQFADDEAASNQGDSSSQEYLEDHYADLGNYDTAGLATYYTTADTLTRPQARPPSPPNIVSQTEARDSVVTTRQVSIPTVSSTPSVQIGVSITNVDNTDLDEARRDDSTGGGDIEKYAQDNLNLNCGRPKGLRLLFRKKFSVRDILSWSKDPIPQPMLAMVDGEKLLKREACNLFRLVQVYMGDRKANVGMTLDGVAMDIVNTAFTKPPLRDELYVQICRQTTENPRKESLRRGWELMAVCLAFVPPSATFEPYLEGYMNRHRDPNFQFPEVAKWPIHVQVSHYATVACRRLQRIGAHGKRQPRKATIEDIDQARIQIFRASMFGATLSEVMALQRDRFPHRELPWIQTTLTRQVLMRGGTLTEGIFRVSADADEVSALKSCLDRFEDGAILAASQDAHAPASLLKLWVRELYEPLIPDSFYVECVSMRHDDPEASAANVAAIVDRLPDLNRRVLCHLIRFLQIFARPEVVARTKMDANNLAMVMAPNVLRCTSQDPRVILENARKEMAFVRTLIESLDTAWIDDLH; encoded by the exons ATGGCTGATAATTACAGTAGGATGGAATGGGTGGAGATCATAGAGCCACGCACAAAGGAGCACATGTACGCGAACCTGACCACCGGAGAATGCGTATGGGATCCTCCACCGGGTGTACCTGT gaAAAAGACGGACAACAATCAGTGGTGGGAGTTGTTCGATCAGAATACCTCgcgcttttattattataacgcGACGTCTCAGAAAACCGTGTGGCACCGCCCGACGGACTGTGACATCATACCGTTGGCGAAACttcag ACGCTAAAACAGAACACGGAACCCGCAAGCAGTAGCACGTCCGAGACTCAAAAGGTAACCGAGCCGAGAAAGAAAGAATCCGTTTCGACGCAGACGCAAACTCCCTCGGTCAGTCGATCGACGCGATTTAACCACCAGGAGAACACGAATTTAACTCCGACGctg CAAGCTCTGTCTCTCAGTAGTGCGAACAAAACGCGGACTTCTGCGGTTGGCGTCGATCTTCAGACCTCCCCCCCTTCTCCGTCTCCATCCGCAAGGCgacaccatcatcatcatcatcatcacaaTAACAGGCACCATAGGCACCATGACGTACCTGCTACGCGTACCAGACAGCACAATCATTCACAGGATTCTGGTAGATCCAGCGACAGCTCCGTCTCGCACAGTAGGACCTCCTTGGAGTCGACCAGTTACCGTCTGTTGGACTCGCCGCACAGGCATCATCATCGTTCGGCCGCGCAAACGCCGGTGAACACCGCACAATCCTCCCCTAGGCAGCACAGTAGCGGCACCCTGGAGACCAGGTGCCACAAAAGCGGGACTCTCGAAAGTGTGAAAAATCAGAAGTCCGTATCGCTGGTGGGAGAACCACCGCCACTGGGACTGTCGCTCTCGACCAGTACACCCTTGTTTAAGAAGAAGACTTTCACCGACCCGCAACGAGAAG GTAGAGAAAGTAGTAGAGGCTCGTACGGTCCCGAGCCGAGTACGTCGCCATATCGCGATTCTCTGATGGAATCCCGAGTCTTCAGGCAGGAAATGCCGCCGTATCGTCCGCCTGAGGTCCAACTTAGCCATAGTTACAAATCGCAGGGTGAGAAGTATGGTTCCTTAATGGAGAGTGGCAATCGTTACCATAGGGATAGAGAGCGGGAGatgcagcagcaacaacaacaacagcaacagcatCATCGGGAGCGAGTCAATAGTCTCGACAAGACGAACCCACCAGCCTTTTATCCAAGTTCCATGCATTCGAGAAACGTAAATAAGCAGCCGCAGGATGGTACGGGTAGCATAGGTAGAAGGCATCACGGATGCTCTGCATCACTTTCGGAAGCGAATGTCAGGGACGTATATGGTGCAATGTTGTCCGAAAGAAACGATCCTGCTAAGAGTCTTGGCAGGTCCGCCGGCGGTAATTCGTCGAAACAAAGAGGAGGTCTCGAAGCAGTGGAGCGGGAGAGAGAGCGGGAGCGTGATAGGGAGAAGGAGTACAGGCGAAACACGGCGTGCAATAACTCACTGGACT gtGTGCCGCAGCCATTGGGTCGCAGTTACAGTTTCGTGCAACAGCAGAAGCAACAGCAAAAGCTGCAGCAGCAattacagcaacaacagcaacaggCTAGAAGGAGAGAGCGAGACGACGATGCTATGCACGAACGTTACTTGATGATAAGTCAAACTCACGAACAATCTAGACAAAGACTCAGTAGTAACACTAGTAGTAGtaacagcagcaacagcagcagcaataGTGCCGCAGGCGAGGAAATCGAGGGTCACGCCGAAGGAGATGACAGCAAGAAGAAGAGAAGCAATGGAAATCCCAGTCCCCCGCCGTCGCCGTTTTACGGCAATCTTCTGGCTGATGCCGATCACCTCTTACCGTTGCAACATTATATCCTTCAACAAGCAAAATTATCGG GTTGTTACAAATTTGGAGATCCTTTACTGGTAGAAGAAGGGGAAGATTCTTTGGACGAGGAAGGTGGCAGGGGCGAAGGTATCGGCGGAAGAGCCGACGACGATTCCGACGATCAATTTGCTGACGACGAGGCGGCTAGCAATCAAGGCGATTCTTCCAGTCAAGAATACCTCGAGGATCATTACGCGG ATTTAGGTAATTACGACACCGCAGGCTTAGCGACTTATTACACTACAGCCGACACTTTGACAAGGCCACAAGCGCGACCGCCTTCGCCGCCGAATATTGTGTCTCAGACGGAAGCGAGAGACAGTGTAGTGACGACGAGACAGGTTTCTATACCCACCGTAAGTTCAACTCCGAGTGTTCAAATCGGTGTGTCGATAACGAATGTCGATAACACCGACCTGGACGAAGCTCGGAGAGACGACAGCACGGGCGGCGGCGATATCGAAAAATATGCACAGGACAATCTCAATTTGAATTGCGGCAGACCAAAAGGACTGAGACTGTTGTTTCGAAAGAAGTTCAGCGTACGGGATATTCTCAGCTGGTCGAAAGATCCAATACCACAACCGATGCTCGCGATGGTGGACGGTGAGAAACTACTCAAAAGAGAGGCTTGCAATCTATTCCGATTGGTTCAAGTGTACATGGGTGATCGCAAAGCTAACGTCGGTATGAcgttggatggcgtcgccatgGATATCGTGAATACCGCGTTTACGAAGCCGCCTCTGCGGGATGAGTTGTACGTTCAGATCTGCCGACAGACGACGGAGAATCCGCGGAAGGAGAGTCTACGACGCGGATGGGAATTGATGGCTGTGTGTCTAGCTTTCGTGCCGCCTAGCGCCACGTTCGAGCCCTACCTGGAGGGCTATATGAATAGGCATCGTGATCCTAATTTCCAGTTTCCCGAAGTTGCCAAGTGGCCAATACACGTGCAAGTCAGTCATTACGCGACCGTAGCGTGCAGACGATTACAGCGGATCGGAGCGCATGGCAAACGACAACCTCGCAAGGCCACAATAGAGGATATTGACCAAGCGAGG ATACAAATCTTCCGTgcgtcaatgtttggtgcgacGCTTTCGGAAGTTATGGCTTTACAAAGGGACCGCTTCCCGCATAGAGAGTTACCATGGATACAGACTACGCTGACGCGTCAGGTGCTCATGCGTGGTGGCACGCTGACTGAGGGAATCTTCCGGGTGTCCGCGGACGCCGATGAGGTCAGCGCGTTGAAATCCTGCCTGGACAGGTTCGAGGACGGGGCGATTCTGGCAGCTTCTCAGGACGCTCACGCGCCTGCTTCCCTGCTGAAATTGTGGGTACGTGAGTTGTACGAGCCGTTGATACCGGATTCCTTCTACGTAGAATGCGTGTCTATGCGACACGACGATCCGGAAGCTTCCGCAGCAAATGTGGCCGCAATCGTTGATCGTTTACCGGATCTTAACCGTCGTGTGCTGTGTCATCTAATACGCTTCCTACAG ATATTCGCTAGACCCGAGGTGGTCGCCCGTACTAAAATGGACGCCAATAATCTTGCGATGGTGATGGCGCCGAATGTATTGCGGTGTACATCCCAAGATCCTCGGGTCATCTTAGAGAATGCACGGAAGGAGATGGCCTTCGTCCGTACTCTCATCGAGTCATTAGACACCGCTTGGATCGATGATCTTCACTGA
- the LOC105207643 gene encoding uncharacterized protein LOC105207643 isoform X1 has translation MADNYSRMEWVEIIEPRTKEHMYANLTTGECVWDPPPGVPVKKTDNNQWWELFDQNTSRFYYYNATSQKTVWHRPTDCDIIPLAKLQTLKQNTEPASSSTSETQKVTEPRKKESVSTQTQTPSVSRSTRFNHQENTNLTPTLQALSLSSANKTRTSAVGVDLQTSPPSPSPSARRHHHHHHHHNNRHHRHHDVPATRTRQHNHSQDSGRSSDSSVSHSRTSLESTSYRLLDSPHRHHHRSAAQTPVNTAQSSPRQHSSGTLETRCHKSGTLESVKNQKSVSLVGEPPPLGLSLSTSTPLFKKKTFTDPQREGRVGNLDLDKSKNGRESSRGSYGPEPSTSPYRDSLMESRVFRQEMPPYRPPEVQLSHSYKSQGEKYGSLMESGNRYHRDREREMQQQQQQQQQHHRERVNSLDKTNPPAFYPSSMHSRNVNKQPQDGTGSIGRRHHGCSASLSEANVRDVYGAMLSERNDPAKSLGRSAGGNSSKQRGGLEAVERERERERDREKEYRRNTACNNSLDCVPQPLGRSYSFVQQQKQQQKLQQQLQQQQQQARRRERDDDAMHERYLMISQTHEQSRQRLSSNTSSSNSSNSSSNSAAGEEIEGHAEGDDSKKKRSNGNPSPPPSPFYGNLLADADHLLPLQHYILQQAKLSGCYKFGDPLLVEEGEDSLDEEGGRGEGIGGRADDDSDDQFADDEAASNQGDSSSQEYLEDHYADLGNYDTAGLATYYTTADTLTRPQARPPSPPNIVSQTEARDSVVTTRQVSIPTVSSTPSVQIGVSITNVDNTDLDEARRDDSTGGGDIEKYAQDNLNLNCGRPKGLRLLFRKKFSVRDILSWSKDPIPQPMLAMVDGEKLLKREACNLFRLVQVYMGDRKANVGMTLDGVAMDIVNTAFTKPPLRDELYVQICRQTTENPRKESLRRGWELMAVCLAFVPPSATFEPYLEGYMNRHRDPNFQFPEVAKWPIHVQVSHYATVACRRLQRIGAHGKRQPRKATIEDIDQARIQIFRASMFGATLSEVMALQRDRFPHRELPWIQTTLTRQVLMRGGTLTEGIFRVSADADEVSALKSCLDRFEDGAILAASQDAHAPASLLKLWVRELYEPLIPDSFYVECVSMRHDDPEASAANVAAIVDRLPDLNRRVLCHLIRFLQIFARPEVVARTKMDANNLAMVMAPNVLRCTSQDPRVILENARKEMAFVRTLIESLDTAWIDDLH, from the exons ATGGCTGATAATTACAGTAGGATGGAATGGGTGGAGATCATAGAGCCACGCACAAAGGAGCACATGTACGCGAACCTGACCACCGGAGAATGCGTATGGGATCCTCCACCGGGTGTACCTGT gaAAAAGACGGACAACAATCAGTGGTGGGAGTTGTTCGATCAGAATACCTCgcgcttttattattataacgcGACGTCTCAGAAAACCGTGTGGCACCGCCCGACGGACTGTGACATCATACCGTTGGCGAAACttcag ACGCTAAAACAGAACACGGAACCCGCAAGCAGTAGCACGTCCGAGACTCAAAAGGTAACCGAGCCGAGAAAGAAAGAATCCGTTTCGACGCAGACGCAAACTCCCTCGGTCAGTCGATCGACGCGATTTAACCACCAGGAGAACACGAATTTAACTCCGACGctg CAAGCTCTGTCTCTCAGTAGTGCGAACAAAACGCGGACTTCTGCGGTTGGCGTCGATCTTCAGACCTCCCCCCCTTCTCCGTCTCCATCCGCAAGGCgacaccatcatcatcatcatcatcacaaTAACAGGCACCATAGGCACCATGACGTACCTGCTACGCGTACCAGACAGCACAATCATTCACAGGATTCTGGTAGATCCAGCGACAGCTCCGTCTCGCACAGTAGGACCTCCTTGGAGTCGACCAGTTACCGTCTGTTGGACTCGCCGCACAGGCATCATCATCGTTCGGCCGCGCAAACGCCGGTGAACACCGCACAATCCTCCCCTAGGCAGCACAGTAGCGGCACCCTGGAGACCAGGTGCCACAAAAGCGGGACTCTCGAAAGTGTGAAAAATCAGAAGTCCGTATCGCTGGTGGGAGAACCACCGCCACTGGGACTGTCGCTCTCGACCAGTACACCCTTGTTTAAGAAGAAGACTTTCACCGACCCGCAACGAGAAGGTAGGGTTGGAAACTTGGACCTagacaaaagtaaaaatg GTAGAGAAAGTAGTAGAGGCTCGTACGGTCCCGAGCCGAGTACGTCGCCATATCGCGATTCTCTGATGGAATCCCGAGTCTTCAGGCAGGAAATGCCGCCGTATCGTCCGCCTGAGGTCCAACTTAGCCATAGTTACAAATCGCAGGGTGAGAAGTATGGTTCCTTAATGGAGAGTGGCAATCGTTACCATAGGGATAGAGAGCGGGAGatgcagcagcaacaacaacaacagcaacagcatCATCGGGAGCGAGTCAATAGTCTCGACAAGACGAACCCACCAGCCTTTTATCCAAGTTCCATGCATTCGAGAAACGTAAATAAGCAGCCGCAGGATGGTACGGGTAGCATAGGTAGAAGGCATCACGGATGCTCTGCATCACTTTCGGAAGCGAATGTCAGGGACGTATATGGTGCAATGTTGTCCGAAAGAAACGATCCTGCTAAGAGTCTTGGCAGGTCCGCCGGCGGTAATTCGTCGAAACAAAGAGGAGGTCTCGAAGCAGTGGAGCGGGAGAGAGAGCGGGAGCGTGATAGGGAGAAGGAGTACAGGCGAAACACGGCGTGCAATAACTCACTGGACT gtGTGCCGCAGCCATTGGGTCGCAGTTACAGTTTCGTGCAACAGCAGAAGCAACAGCAAAAGCTGCAGCAGCAattacagcaacaacagcaacaggCTAGAAGGAGAGAGCGAGACGACGATGCTATGCACGAACGTTACTTGATGATAAGTCAAACTCACGAACAATCTAGACAAAGACTCAGTAGTAACACTAGTAGTAGtaacagcagcaacagcagcagcaataGTGCCGCAGGCGAGGAAATCGAGGGTCACGCCGAAGGAGATGACAGCAAGAAGAAGAGAAGCAATGGAAATCCCAGTCCCCCGCCGTCGCCGTTTTACGGCAATCTTCTGGCTGATGCCGATCACCTCTTACCGTTGCAACATTATATCCTTCAACAAGCAAAATTATCGG GTTGTTACAAATTTGGAGATCCTTTACTGGTAGAAGAAGGGGAAGATTCTTTGGACGAGGAAGGTGGCAGGGGCGAAGGTATCGGCGGAAGAGCCGACGACGATTCCGACGATCAATTTGCTGACGACGAGGCGGCTAGCAATCAAGGCGATTCTTCCAGTCAAGAATACCTCGAGGATCATTACGCGG ATTTAGGTAATTACGACACCGCAGGCTTAGCGACTTATTACACTACAGCCGACACTTTGACAAGGCCACAAGCGCGACCGCCTTCGCCGCCGAATATTGTGTCTCAGACGGAAGCGAGAGACAGTGTAGTGACGACGAGACAGGTTTCTATACCCACCGTAAGTTCAACTCCGAGTGTTCAAATCGGTGTGTCGATAACGAATGTCGATAACACCGACCTGGACGAAGCTCGGAGAGACGACAGCACGGGCGGCGGCGATATCGAAAAATATGCACAGGACAATCTCAATTTGAATTGCGGCAGACCAAAAGGACTGAGACTGTTGTTTCGAAAGAAGTTCAGCGTACGGGATATTCTCAGCTGGTCGAAAGATCCAATACCACAACCGATGCTCGCGATGGTGGACGGTGAGAAACTACTCAAAAGAGAGGCTTGCAATCTATTCCGATTGGTTCAAGTGTACATGGGTGATCGCAAAGCTAACGTCGGTATGAcgttggatggcgtcgccatgGATATCGTGAATACCGCGTTTACGAAGCCGCCTCTGCGGGATGAGTTGTACGTTCAGATCTGCCGACAGACGACGGAGAATCCGCGGAAGGAGAGTCTACGACGCGGATGGGAATTGATGGCTGTGTGTCTAGCTTTCGTGCCGCCTAGCGCCACGTTCGAGCCCTACCTGGAGGGCTATATGAATAGGCATCGTGATCCTAATTTCCAGTTTCCCGAAGTTGCCAAGTGGCCAATACACGTGCAAGTCAGTCATTACGCGACCGTAGCGTGCAGACGATTACAGCGGATCGGAGCGCATGGCAAACGACAACCTCGCAAGGCCACAATAGAGGATATTGACCAAGCGAGG ATACAAATCTTCCGTgcgtcaatgtttggtgcgacGCTTTCGGAAGTTATGGCTTTACAAAGGGACCGCTTCCCGCATAGAGAGTTACCATGGATACAGACTACGCTGACGCGTCAGGTGCTCATGCGTGGTGGCACGCTGACTGAGGGAATCTTCCGGGTGTCCGCGGACGCCGATGAGGTCAGCGCGTTGAAATCCTGCCTGGACAGGTTCGAGGACGGGGCGATTCTGGCAGCTTCTCAGGACGCTCACGCGCCTGCTTCCCTGCTGAAATTGTGGGTACGTGAGTTGTACGAGCCGTTGATACCGGATTCCTTCTACGTAGAATGCGTGTCTATGCGACACGACGATCCGGAAGCTTCCGCAGCAAATGTGGCCGCAATCGTTGATCGTTTACCGGATCTTAACCGTCGTGTGCTGTGTCATCTAATACGCTTCCTACAG ATATTCGCTAGACCCGAGGTGGTCGCCCGTACTAAAATGGACGCCAATAATCTTGCGATGGTGATGGCGCCGAATGTATTGCGGTGTACATCCCAAGATCCTCGGGTCATCTTAGAGAATGCACGGAAGGAGATGGCCTTCGTCCGTACTCTCATCGAGTCATTAGACACCGCTTGGATCGATGATCTTCACTGA